A part of Aquaspirillum sp. LM1 genomic DNA contains:
- a CDS encoding zinc ribbon domain-containing protein YjdM, translating into MSNFPACPQCTLENTYPDGSQYVCADCGHEWPMDGAVEDSEDRMVRDANGNLLQDGDAVVLIKDLKVKGSSITLKQGSKVKSIRLVDGDHEVDCKMDAGNFMLKACYLKKA; encoded by the coding sequence ATGTCCAATTTCCCCGCCTGTCCCCAATGCACCCTGGAAAACACCTACCCGGATGGCAGCCAGTATGTCTGCGCCGACTGTGGCCATGAATGGCCTATGGATGGCGCGGTAGAAGACAGCGAAGACAGAATGGTTCGCGACGCCAACGGCAACCTGCTGCAAGATGGCGATGCCGTGGTGCTGATCAAGGATTTGAAGGTCAAGGGCTCGTCAATCACCCTCAAACAGGGCAGCAAGGTTAAAAGCATCCGGCTGGTTGATGGCGACCACGAAGTAGACTGCAAAATGGACGCCGGCAATTTCATGCTCAAGGCGTGCTACCTGAAAAAAGCCTAA
- a CDS encoding ATP-binding cassette domain-containing protein produces MIQLKNLSLRRGAKELFSGVSLTITPGQRVGIIGGNGTGKSSLFALLRGQLHADSGDALFPAGWTVAHVAQETPALDCSALTYVLDGDSELRQLEQQLSAAEAAHDGEAIGRLHSELAVIDAYSAPARAGKLLAGLGFSAESIERPVASFSGGWRMRLNLAQALMCRSDLLLLDEPTNHLDLEAVLWLEQWLAVYPGTLLLISHDREFLDAITTQIIEVARGQMAVYTGNYSNFEDQRAERLAQQQQAFEKQQRTIAHLESFITRFKAKATKAKQAQSRVKALARLERVAAAHIDNPFDFCFEPPEHSPNPLLQVELADIGYGDTAILRRVSLSVEAGARIGLLGPNGAGKSTLVKLLAGELAPLCGQLKTARELKIGYFAQHQLDTLREEESPLWHMQKLAPTTREQELRNFLGGFNFIGDMATAPIGPLSGGEKSRLALALIVWQRPNLLLLDEPTNHLDLDMRAALTLALQDFVGSLIVVSHDRALLETTTDQYWLIDAGQVKPFDGDLADYRAYRLAQQAADAAPRSSGTASSEVDRKTQKRQEAEARQRLSERKKPLVKQLTALERELAALNSEKTTLDTQLADEAIYSAERKTELQTALKRQGEVSTRLAEQEEAWLLVHMEIEALEAELGLAG; encoded by the coding sequence ATGATTCAACTGAAAAACCTGTCCTTGCGCCGTGGTGCCAAGGAGCTGTTCAGCGGCGTATCGCTGACCATTACCCCCGGCCAGCGCGTCGGCATCATTGGCGGCAACGGCACAGGCAAATCCAGCCTGTTTGCCCTGCTGCGCGGCCAGCTGCACGCCGACAGCGGCGACGCCCTGTTTCCCGCTGGCTGGACCGTGGCCCATGTGGCTCAGGAAACCCCGGCGCTGGACTGCTCGGCGCTCACCTATGTGCTCGACGGCGACAGCGAGCTGCGCCAGCTGGAGCAACAACTGAGCGCCGCCGAAGCGGCCCACGACGGCGAAGCCATTGGCCGCCTGCACAGCGAGCTGGCGGTGATCGACGCCTACTCCGCCCCGGCCCGCGCCGGCAAGCTGCTGGCCGGCCTGGGGTTTTCTGCCGAGTCGATTGAACGTCCGGTGGCCAGTTTTTCTGGCGGCTGGCGCATGCGGCTGAACCTGGCCCAAGCGCTGATGTGCCGTTCCGACCTGCTGCTGCTGGATGAACCCACCAATCACCTGGACCTGGAAGCGGTACTGTGGCTGGAGCAATGGCTGGCGGTTTACCCCGGCACCCTGCTGCTGATCTCGCATGACCGAGAATTTCTCGATGCCATCACCACCCAGATCATCGAAGTGGCGCGCGGCCAGATGGCGGTGTACACCGGTAACTACAGCAATTTTGAAGACCAGCGCGCCGAACGGCTGGCCCAGCAGCAACAGGCGTTTGAAAAACAACAGCGCACCATCGCCCACCTGGAAAGCTTCATCACCCGCTTCAAAGCCAAGGCCACCAAGGCCAAGCAGGCGCAAAGCCGGGTAAAAGCCCTGGCCCGGCTGGAGCGCGTGGCCGCCGCCCACATTGATAATCCGTTTGATTTCTGCTTTGAACCGCCAGAACACAGCCCCAACCCGCTGCTGCAGGTGGAGCTGGCCGATATCGGCTATGGCGATACCGCCATTTTGCGTCGGGTGTCGTTGTCAGTAGAAGCCGGCGCGCGCATTGGCCTGCTCGGCCCCAACGGGGCCGGCAAATCCACCCTGGTCAAGCTGCTGGCCGGCGAGCTGGCCCCGCTGTGTGGCCAGCTGAAAACCGCCCGTGAGCTGAAAATCGGCTATTTTGCCCAGCACCAGCTGGATACCCTGCGCGAAGAAGAATCGCCGCTGTGGCATATGCAAAAACTGGCACCGACCACCCGTGAGCAAGAGCTGCGCAATTTTCTGGGTGGCTTCAATTTTATCGGCGACATGGCCACCGCACCGATTGGCCCCTTGTCCGGCGGCGAAAAATCCCGCCTGGCGCTGGCGCTGATTGTCTGGCAGCGCCCCAATCTGCTGTTGCTGGACGAACCCACCAACCATCTGGACCTGGACATGCGCGCCGCGCTGACCCTGGCCCTGCAGGATTTTGTTGGCAGCCTGATTGTGGTGTCGCACGACCGCGCCCTGCTGGAAACCACCACCGACCAGTACTGGCTGATCGACGCCGGCCAGGTCAAGCCATTTGACGGCGATCTGGCCGACTACCGCGCCTACCGGCTGGCCCAGCAAGCCGCCGATGCCGCCCCGCGCAGCAGCGGCACCGCCAGCAGCGAAGTAGACCGTAAAACGCAAAAACGCCAGGAAGCCGAAGCCCGCCAGCGCCTGTCGGAACGCAAGAAGCCCCTGGTGAAACAGCTGACCGCGCTGGAGCGTGAACTGGCTGCACTGAACAGCGAAAAAACCACGCTGGACACTCAACTGGCCGACGAAGCCATCTACAGCGCCGAACGCAAGACCGAGCTGCAAACCGCGCTGAAACGCCAGGGTGAAGTCAGCACCCGGCTGGCCGAGCAGGAAGAAGCCTGGCTGCTGGTGCATATGGAGATTGAAGCGCTGGAAGCCGAACTGGGCCTGGCTGGCTGA
- a CDS encoding helix-turn-helix transcriptional regulator, which yields MDTLLAAQLFASLASPMHLALYCQLRAQPAYTACAHTLAQALDQPLADIAPALETMAQQGLLSRHVDGQLTRYQLNTPALQALQGFLLQIAHLQPDSPPGEAEHTAD from the coding sequence ATGGATACTTTGCTCGCCGCCCAATTGTTTGCCTCGCTTGCCAGCCCCATGCATCTGGCGCTTTATTGCCAGTTGCGCGCCCAGCCCGCGTACACGGCCTGCGCCCACACCCTGGCGCAGGCGCTCGACCAGCCCTTGGCAGACATTGCCCCGGCGCTGGAGACCATGGCCCAGCAGGGGCTGCTCAGCCGGCACGTTGACGGCCAGCTCACCCGCTACCAGCTCAACACCCCGGCCCTACAAGCCTTGCAGGGGTTTTTACTGCAAATCGCGCACTTGCAGCCTGACTCACCGCCAGGTGAAGCAGAGCACACGGCGGATTGA
- a CDS encoding OsmC family protein: MKARLKWVDGVCFMGESASGHAVVMDGAPEGGGRNLGPRPMELVLLGTAGCTSYDVLSILRKSRQDVRDCWVELDADRADTDPKVFTRIHFHFVVTGRALKADAVERAITLSAEKYCSASIMLGKTAQITHDFELREAE, from the coding sequence ATGAAAGCCAGATTGAAATGGGTGGATGGCGTGTGCTTCATGGGCGAAAGCGCCAGTGGTCACGCGGTGGTAATGGACGGCGCGCCAGAAGGTGGCGGGCGTAATCTCGGCCCGCGTCCGATGGAGCTGGTGCTGCTGGGCACGGCGGGCTGCACCAGTTACGACGTGCTGAGCATTCTGCGCAAATCCCGCCAGGATGTGCGCGATTGCTGGGTGGAGCTGGATGCCGACCGCGCCGACACCGACCCGAAGGTGTTTACCCGGATTCATTTTCACTTTGTGGTGACCGGGCGGGCGCTGAAAGCCGACGCGGTGGAGCGGGCGATTACCTTGTCGGCAGAAAAATACTGCTCGGCGTCGATCATGCTGGGCAAGACGGCGCAGATTACCCACGATTTCGAACTGCGCGAAGCAGAATGA
- the tsaD gene encoding tRNA (adenosine(37)-N6)-threonylcarbamoyltransferase complex transferase subunit TsaD has translation MRVLGIESSCDETGVAVYDTEAGLLAHALHTQMAMHAEYGGVVPELASRDHIRRVVPLTRECLKTAGLTLADLDAIAYTQGPGLGGALLVGAAVANGLAFGLNLPVIPVHHLEGHLLSPMLANPAPEFPFVALLVSGGHTQLMAVRGVGDYDTLGETLDDAAGEAFDKTAKLLGLPYPGGPELSRLAEQGDPTRFTLPRPMLRSGDFDMSFSGLKTAVLTLVRQQEAACGGALDHTTRADICRAFQEAIVEVLVSKSLAALKATGMQRLVIAGGVGANRQLRAALDHAAHRRRFAVYYPPLSLCTDNGAMIAYAGAARLTLATPAGAFSVRPRWPLASLEAVAR, from the coding sequence ATGCGAGTTCTGGGTATTGAATCTTCCTGCGACGAAACCGGCGTTGCCGTTTACGACACCGAAGCCGGTTTGCTGGCGCACGCGCTGCACACGCAAATGGCCATGCACGCCGAATACGGCGGTGTGGTGCCCGAGCTGGCCAGTCGCGACCATATCCGTCGCGTGGTGCCGCTCACCCGCGAATGCCTGAAAACTGCCGGGCTCACCCTGGCCGATCTGGATGCCATCGCCTACACCCAGGGCCCCGGCCTGGGCGGCGCGCTGCTGGTGGGCGCGGCGGTGGCCAACGGCCTGGCGTTTGGCCTGAACCTGCCAGTGATTCCGGTGCACCACCTGGAAGGCCATCTGCTGTCGCCGATGCTGGCCAACCCGGCACCGGAGTTCCCCTTTGTGGCGCTCCTGGTGTCTGGTGGCCACACCCAGCTGATGGCGGTGCGCGGCGTGGGCGACTACGACACCCTGGGCGAAACCCTGGATGACGCCGCCGGCGAAGCGTTTGACAAAACCGCCAAGCTGCTCGGCCTCCCTTACCCCGGCGGGCCGGAGTTGTCCCGCCTGGCCGAACAGGGCGACCCCACGCGCTTCACCCTGCCCAGGCCGATGCTGCGCTCGGGCGATTTCGACATGAGTTTTTCCGGGCTGAAAACCGCCGTGCTCACCCTGGTGCGCCAGCAAGAAGCTGCTTGCGGCGGCGCGCTGGATCACACCACCCGCGCCGATATCTGCCGGGCGTTTCAGGAGGCGATTGTCGAGGTGCTGGTCAGCAAGTCGCTGGCGGCACTCAAGGCCACCGGCATGCAGCGGCTGGTGATTGCCGGCGGGGTGGGGGCCAACCGCCAGTTGCGCGCCGCGCTGGACCACGCCGCCCACCGCCGCCGCTTTGCCGTGTACTACCCGCCGCTGTCGCTGTGTACCGACAACGGTGCCATGATTGCCTATGCAGGGGCCGCCCGGCTGACACTGGCCACCCCGGCGGGGGCATTTTCGGTGCGCCCGCGCTGGCCACTGGCCAGCCTGGAGGCGGTGGCACGCTAA